Sequence from the bacterium genome:
TGTCGATGGTGTTGCCCCGGAGCGGAGGCTGCGGGGATGCGCGACTCAGGTCGGACGCCGGCAGCGGATGAGTACCGATCCGGAGAACTCCCGAAGGATCGGCATCCTCTCCATGAAGCGCCCCACGGCGGATAGCGTGCCGATGAGCCACGCCGGTGTCGAGGGGTGGAGCCAGTCGAAAGGTGTGACATCCACCTCGTCGAATCCCGAACGCAGCAATGCCGTCGCAATGCGCCAGCGGACGAAAGCGGTCTCGTCCGGGGACACATAGCTCAGCCACGGCCGCAGGAAGGTGAACTTCCGCTCGATGAAGACCTGGGGGTTCAGCAGGTTCGGCTCGGCGAAGCACATCACTCCGCCCGGCTTCAACAGGGCCCGGATCTTGGCGAGGGATTCCCCGACTTCCAGGTGGTGCAGGATCGACGATCCCACGATCGCGTCGAAGGGTCCGTCCACCTCGCATTCCTCGAACCGCTTCTCCAGGAAACGGACCCGGTCGGACGGGAGGTTCCTCTCCCGGGCCTTCGCGAGGAGGTCGCCCGAGATGTCGACGGCGACGATGCTCGCCCCTGTCCGCGCGAACATCCCGGTGAACAGTCCCGTCCCGCACCCGATCTCCAGGATTCGCATTCCGGGTCCCAATCCGGCGCCGCGGGCGATCAGTTCGCTGCGTCTCTCGGCTCGCTTCCGGCCCGCCGGGGAATTCCATCCCCACAATTCCTCCGTGTCTCCCCGCGCCAGCATGCGGCTATGGGCGATCTCCCGCTCCTTTTTGGAGGGGGACGGGGAGGGGGACGAAGGGCTCCCGGGACGGGGCGTCAGAACGAGCACCTGGACGAGGCATGCGGGGCGCAGGAACGGCAGTCGCTCCGCCGCCCGGTTGAGCGTGCGGGCCAGGAGGGGGATCTCTTTCGGGCAGAGGATCCTCCCGGAGACCTCCGCGAGGTCGAACCCCGCCCCCCCCGCCAGTCGCCGAAGTTCCCCGGCGGGGAGCCACCGGTGCTCCCCTTCCGGCATCTTCAGTCCGAGACGTTCGGCGATATGGAGGACCGGCGCCCAGAGCGGGTTGACGCAGGTGACGATCACGAAGGACCCGGCATGGCATGCCTTCCGGGCCGATCGGAACATCGCACCGACGTCCCCGACATGCTCGACGACATCGGGGATGATCACGTAGTCGAACGTCTCCCCGGGATCGAACGCCTCTGCGTCCGCGACGCGGAAGGCGAGCGAGGGGAACTTTGCCGCGGCGATCTCGACCATCGCAGGGGAGATGTCCACACCAAGGCCCCGCGACGGCCGAAGGGCGTGCAGGAGCGTCCCCGTGCCGCACCCGATCTCGAGCACCGATGCCCCTGCCGGGACGCGCTCCCGGCAGATTTCCGCGAGGAGACGGTAATAGTACGACGACTTTTCCTTCCACCGGTCATAGTCGCCGGCGATCCCTTCGAAGTGGTTCCGGACGTCGTCCTTCGGCATGGTATCAGGTGAACTTGATCCGCCGCAGCGCGAAGAGGCACATGCGCAGCAGCAGCCACCCGTGGCTGAACCGGGAGATCTGGGTCGAGCCATAGGTGCGCTCCCGGTACCGGATCGGGATCTCGACGATCTTCAGGTCGAGCTTGGCGGCCCCGAAGATCAGGTCGAAGTCGCCGAAAGGGTCGAAGTCGCCGAAGTAGGCCCTGCCCGCGGCGATCCGCTCGTAGTCGCGTCGGTAGAGGACCTTCGTCCCGCACAGCGTATCCTTGAACCGCTGGTCGAGCAGCCACGTGAACGCCAGGCTGAAGAACTTGTTCCCGAGGGTGTTCAGGAACCGCATCGCCGCCTTCTCCATCGGGTAGACGAGGCGGGAGCCGTGGAGGAATTCGCCGCGCCCCGACGCGAGCGCCTTGAGGAACTTCGGCACTTCCTCCGGTTGTACGGTCAGATCGGCGTCCAGGATCATCAGCACGTCCCCGGAAGCCGCGGCAAATCCCTTGCGGACCGCGTCCCCTTTTCCGACGCCGCTCCCCTGGCGAAGGAGTTTCACGTCCCGGGCCGGGTACGCGGCGATCACCCGCTCGATCTCCTCCGCCGTCCCGTCGCTGGAGTTCCCCTCGACGAAAACGATCTCGGTGTGCTTCCCCATCTCCGGGGTTCGCCGCACCGCGTCCTCGATATTTCCCTTTTCGTTCCGGGCGGGGATCACCACCGTGCACGAGAGCGACTCCTCCGGGACCGGGACGGGGGCCGGCCGCGCGATGATGATCTCCACCAGGCACAGCTTCCGGAGGACGGGGAGGTTCGCCAGCACGCGGTTGCAGATGGAGGAGAGCAGCGGGATCCCGACGGGCAGAAGGACCTTGAATCCCTTGGAGATCGTCTGGAAGCCCGCCAGGGACAGGAGGTTCTGAAGGTCCTCGAGGGCGAGCCAGTTCTGGTCGGGCTGCGGACGCTTCCACCCCGCCTTCTCCCCGAGGCGCAGGACCGGTTCCCAGAGATAGTTGTAGTAGGTGAGGATCACGCGGCTGTGCGGGCCACACGCCCGGTTCATCCGCTCGAATGCGCGTTGAACATCGTCAAGGTAGCCGATGACGTCGGACAGGAGGATATAGTCGAACGGCTCCGACACCGGCAGGTCCTCGGCGTCGCCGACGAGGAAGGTCAGGGCCGGGTGCTTCGCGCGGGCGATCTCCACGGCCTTCGGGCTGATGTCGACTCCCACGCCCCGGGACGGCTCGAGGGCGGCGAGCAGGTCTCCCGTACCGCAACCGATCTCGAGCACCGAGGATCCCGGCGGGACGTGGAAGCGGACGATCCGCCGGATCATCTCGTAGTAGTACCGGTTCTTCCGCCTCCACCGGTCGGAATCCGGGGCCTGCGCGTCCAACAGGGCCAGCAGGGCGGCTTTCCGGGGGATCGCGTCGCCCATCCTATCCGTTCCATCCCTCGATGAGCTTGTAGACGATCTCCGTCATCTCCCCGATTCCTGCCTGCGGAATCCGCTCGTCCACGCCGTGGATCTTTCCAGCCTCCTCGCGCGGCGGCAGCGGGTCGATCCGCAGATATCCGGAGAGCAGCGCGACCGGGTCCTTCATCAATGGAACGGGGAGGTGTTGTCCTGGTACGGGGTCCTGTCCTTGGTGACGAACCAGCGGTCCCCCGCCATGACGCCGGTGCCCGTGGCGATCCCCAGGTAATTCAACGCGTCGTTGTCGAGCACCACCGAAACATCGTAGTAGTTGTACCTGACCGGGTCGAAATTGAGCAGCGCGACGTTGTCCGTGTACCGGTCATGGTCGCTGAAGTAGGTGGCCTCCGTCTTGGTGAGGTAGCTGAGCACCGTCTTCGCCTGCGTCATCCGCGCCCTGTTGATCATCGTGCGATAGGTGGTGATCGCTATGGTCGCCAGGATCCCGATGAGGACGAGGACGACCGTGATCTCGATCAGCGTGAATCCGCCCCGGCCGATGCGATGATCCGCAGGGGTGGACCGCAGGGAGATCCTCCGGAACCGGTTCATTTATCGTTGGCCGGCGGGGGATTGCCGGCGGCGCGGGGCGCGGCGCGCATCTTCTCCGACAGTTCCTCCAGCAGGTCGGCCGTCGGCTGAAAATAGTCGCTGTCCCGGAATTTCACGACGGGCGGTTCCCGGTCTTCGATGAGCGCCCGGAGAATCGAGTTGATCCGGTACACCGGCCCGGCGATCCGGTGGCTGAAGAAGATCGCATACAGGAAGATCCCCGCCAGGGAGAGAATCGCCGCGGGCCAGAGGCGCTTGTGGAGAACGAGGAACTCGGCCGCCGCGGGCTCGAGGGATTTCAGGTCGTTCGTGGTGGCGAGGACGTAGATCGACGGGGCGAACGCAAGGGCGACCCCCGCGATGAACAGGCCGGTCAGAACCAGCATCAGGCGTACGGCAAGCCCGACCTGGAATTGCCGGTCCACGACCCTTGTGCGACGGCGATCCTCGACCGCGCCCAAATTCGCCTCCCTCATCCGTTTTTGCTATTCTAATCCACGTGAGAGCAGAGTCAACGTCGATCCCCTTCCCATGGGCCTGCTGAGGCGCCCGCTCTCGATCCGCGCCGGCGTGGTGCTGCAGCTCGCGCTGGTGGCCACCGCCTCCCTCACCCTTCTCGCCGTCTTCGCGCTGAAGGTGATCGAGGTCACCATGCAGCGCCGCCACGTGGAAGCCGGCATCTCCGTCGCCGGGGTCGTCCGAACGGCGGTGGAAAAGGGAATCGCGGAAAACCCCGGGTCCCGGAATCCCTCTGCCGGAATGTTCCCCGCAGCCCTCTCCCCGTACGTTCTCGAGGTCGTCCTGTTGCCGGAACCGCCGCCGGAAGGCCGCCCGAAGGTCGTCCCCGTGGGGAAGAAGGCGTTCCCGTTCCTCCCGGTGTATCCCACCGTGGACGTGATCCTGCCGTTCGATCCGGTCTCCTCGCCCGCGGAAACCGCCGCCGCTTTCGTCCCTCGCGGCATCCGGGTCCGCTTCCATTCCCCCGGGATCGCCGCCGAGGTGCGGACCCTCGTGAACGTCACGCTGCTGCTCGCGGCCATCGACATCGCCGTCCTCGTCCTTTTCGGGGGGTACTTTCTCGATCGGACCGTGATCTCCCCCGTCCGCAAGTTGGCGTCCGCCGCCGAGAAGGTCGCGGCGGGAGATTACTCGCTGCGGGTCGAAGGCGTCGAGGGAAACGAAGTGGGGCAGCTCGCCGCCTCCTTCAACCGGATGGTCGAGGGGATCCTCGATGCCCAGGAACGACTGCGCCGCTCCGGGGAAGAGACGTTCCGGTCCGAGAAGCTGGCGACCGTGGGGCGGCTCGCGGCCGGGGTCGCCCACGAGGTGGGGAATCCGCTGATGGCGATCCGCGGGTACGCGGAGTACCTGCTGAAGCATCGGCCTGGCGCCGGGGAGTCGAAGGAGTGCCTCGACAAGGTCGTGGAGGAGACGAGGAAGATCGAGAACATCGTCCGGGGGCTCCTTTCCGTGGCGTCACCCGGCGGCGGGAGGGAAGGGGCGACGGACGTGAACGCCGTGGTGCGCGAGACGGTCGAGATGCTTTCGTACCGGAACCTGTTCCGCGACGTGGAGGTTCGGCTGGAACTCGGCGACGCGCCCCGCGCGGCGATCGTCGAGGACCGGTTTCGCCAGGTGCTGCTGAACCTCGTCATAAACGCGGCGGACGCGATGCAGGGGCACGGAACGGTGATCGTGCGAACGTGGATGATGGAGGGGTGGAGCCCCGGGCGACGGTCCCCCCTGCGGCGGCGGGCGACGGACCCTCCGGAGATGGACGGCACGCAGCTGCGCGCGGGCGGATCCGGGACGGGCGGGGGCGTCGCGATCGCCGTGACCGACACGGGGGGCGGGATTCCGGGCGGCGATCTCCCGCTGGTCTTCGACCCGTTCTTCACGACCAAGGAACCGGGCAAGGGAACGGGCCTCGGACTCTCCGTTTCACGGACGATCGTCGAGGGGGCGGGGGGGGAGATCCGCGCGGAGAGCGAGGAGGGGAAGGGTGCGACCTTCCTCGTGGTGCTGCCGACCGCGCGCGGAACGGCGGAGAGCGGAGGGGAAACGACAAGCCATGGCTGACCGGATCCTGATCGTGGACGACGAGGCGTCGCTGCGGGACGCGCTGGCGAGAATCTTGACCGCGGAAGGGTACGAGGTCCGGCAGGCGGGGGACGGGAAGGAAGCGCTCGGAATCCTCGGCGCATCGAAGTTCGACTTCCTCCTTTGCGACCTGCGGATGCCCGTGATGGGCGGTCTCGACCTCCTGCGGGAGATCACCGCGCGGGGGATCCCCGGGACCGTCATCATGATGTCGGCGTTCGGCACCGTGGAAACCGCCGTCGAGGCGATGAAACTGGGCGCATACGACTACGTCTCGAAGCCGTTCATGAGCGACGAGATCCTCCTCACCCTGCGGAAGGCGTCGGAGCGGGAACGGCTGCGGA
This genomic interval carries:
- a CDS encoding bifunctional class I SAM-dependent methyltransferase/glycosyltransferase family 2 protein — encoded protein: MGDAIPRKAALLALLDAQAPDSDRWRRKNRYYYEMIRRIVRFHVPPGSSVLEIGCGTGDLLAALEPSRGVGVDISPKAVEIARAKHPALTFLVGDAEDLPVSEPFDYILLSDVIGYLDDVQRAFERMNRACGPHSRVILTYYNYLWEPVLRLGEKAGWKRPQPDQNWLALEDLQNLLSLAGFQTISKGFKVLLPVGIPLLSSICNRVLANLPVLRKLCLVEIIIARPAPVPVPEESLSCTVVIPARNEKGNIEDAVRRTPEMGKHTEIVFVEGNSSDGTAEEIERVIAAYPARDVKLLRQGSGVGKGDAVRKGFAAASGDVLMILDADLTVQPEEVPKFLKALASGRGEFLHGSRLVYPMEKAAMRFLNTLGNKFFSLAFTWLLDQRFKDTLCGTKVLYRRDYERIAAGRAYFGDFDPFGDFDLIFGAAKLDLKIVEIPIRYRERTYGSTQISRFSHGWLLLRMCLFALRRIKFT
- a CDS encoding methyltransferase domain-containing protein, coding for MPKDDVRNHFEGIAGDYDRWKEKSSYYYRLLAEICRERVPAGASVLEIGCGTGTLLHALRPSRGLGVDISPAMVEIAAAKFPSLAFRVADAEAFDPGETFDYVIIPDVVEHVGDVGAMFRSARKACHAGSFVIVTCVNPLWAPVLHIAERLGLKMPEGEHRWLPAGELRRLAGGAGFDLAEVSGRILCPKEIPLLARTLNRAAERLPFLRPACLVQVLVLTPRPGSPSSPSPSPSKKEREIAHSRMLARGDTEELWGWNSPAGRKRAERRSELIARGAGLGPGMRILEIGCGTGLFTGMFARTGASIVAVDISGDLLAKARERNLPSDRVRFLEKRFEECEVDGPFDAIVGSSILHHLEVGESLAKIRALLKPGGVMCFAEPNLLNPQVFIERKFTFLRPWLSYVSPDETAFVRWRIATALLRSGFDEVDVTPFDWLHPSTPAWLIGTLSAVGRFMERMPILREFSGSVLIRCRRPT
- a CDS encoding ATP-binding protein — translated: MGLLRRPLSIRAGVVLQLALVATASLTLLAVFALKVIEVTMQRRHVEAGISVAGVVRTAVEKGIAENPGSRNPSAGMFPAALSPYVLEVVLLPEPPPEGRPKVVPVGKKAFPFLPVYPTVDVILPFDPVSSPAETAAAFVPRGIRVRFHSPGIAAEVRTLVNVTLLLAAIDIAVLVLFGGYFLDRTVISPVRKLASAAEKVAAGDYSLRVEGVEGNEVGQLAASFNRMVEGILDAQERLRRSGEETFRSEKLATVGRLAAGVAHEVGNPLMAIRGYAEYLLKHRPGAGESKECLDKVVEETRKIENIVRGLLSVASPGGGREGATDVNAVVRETVEMLSYRNLFRDVEVRLELGDAPRAAIVEDRFRQVLLNLVINAADAMQGHGTVIVRTWMMEGWSPGRRSPLRRRATDPPEMDGTQLRAGGSGTGGGVAIAVTDTGGGIPGGDLPLVFDPFFTTKEPGKGTGLGLSVSRTIVEGAGGEIRAESEEGKGATFLVVLPTARGTAESGGETTSHG
- a CDS encoding prepilin-type N-terminal cleavage/methylation domain-containing protein; translation: MNRFRRISLRSTPADHRIGRGGFTLIEITVVLVLIGILATIAITTYRTMINRARMTQAKTVLSYLTKTEATYFSDHDRYTDNVALLNFDPVRYNYYDVSVVLDNDALNYLGIATGTGVMAGDRWFVTKDRTPYQDNTSPFH